One genomic region from Siniperca chuatsi isolate FFG_IHB_CAS linkage group LG18, ASM2008510v1, whole genome shotgun sequence encodes:
- the ajm1 gene encoding apical junction component 1 homolog, producing the protein MTRTDPPDILVSTVHRDIKVVPISSHYKSLQPSKQCDSINYSALEDSESKVNKRHCRFDYKLLEYPKSHKYSMESPYRKADRHAANQDVAWNALGRQQRYRFSAPDIFSHRLTPQTMAADIASEVVVPEQKGRTRSKSAPRVQTSLTPMTFEGSSSSGRKGRESQRAPRDSRWRPEVSPRRESSYAATRAHMHEVHPIKFQPQTSDSSKYSPNYAVDNFEDGGLDKQATSPHVRCRVDIKPDNAALHHSERKQATPQVDIPWQRHHSGGSRSLTVPRHFSYSRTPTPTDSLGTESRQVYQYSRSMPNSYLKPMEIPLQRMPSSGDYYDKERRAHSSPNVPTKFFYADDPGRYVTTAPPQPSSYFHDDRYTPGQTYCPKVQYVQDPRTQMVHAVATRPHYPEMETYPYSVQTGYPKPYAANEPGPYIIQTPPARIFYGDDPRSYQIQTAPPRFYYSSDMYAMPPEHHIPARAYYTEGRRHARVIQAQTDDWYGSDASGYSNPASYVSQVTPTRVRQEPVLTPWYANPCVELQRIGTDSKSYSRSWDNILNSRVEREQPLPVQRGQSYDDLLESRKPAAATGDKPQPVVVNLSSSPRRYAALSMSDNSLIDKSPTEASKSTTSKLWFVTPEITITDNDIRPGKLNKAEGRSASWDILDSRSTDGPELSQCDFQSSTKEKTHDNPSLQQSLEQLDELLADLVTDYKPPSRRASEDILDQLKKLIDEEEAVSLSRKSSKAGIEEPAPLDKQPTSIRMNPDAFRDMDGASDAMKSADECSPDQSPDEDDTMMCSNNKCRRTETLFNACLYFKSCHSCYTYYCSRNCRREDWDIHKESCLYGRIGSTCRHIIKHCRETVEVHKAFSRIAKVGYLSRGRGVLFLGFPNPASSSNFLQYGLDSLLMSPTYLSLRELESFKDNLGEYCKELQEAGKEYDPNECFILNVSIAVGEQLPDGPSPRNQAPTVRKYAKVALASFSPEKKVHKKESDMETLILTPPPGTADIDKEGEEGRKAREICFINIQRELRIRGVFLRHEYPQVYQQLCEFVENNRRFTPTTIYPIDKRTGKQFMCMIMAASEPRTLDWVGTPHLLDDII; encoded by the coding sequence ATGACACGCACAGACCCACCTGACATACTGGTATCAACTGTGCATCGAGATATAAAAGTGGTCCCCATTTCTTCACACTACAAGTCCTTGCAACCCTCCAAACAATGTGATTCTATAAATTACAGTGCACTGGAGGACAGTGAGAGCAAAGTCAATAAGAGGCACTGCCGTTTTGACTATAAGTTATTGGAGTACCCAAAATCACACAAATACTCAATGGAGTCACCATACAGGAAGGCTGATAGGCATGCAGCCAACCAAGATGTTGCCTGGAATGCCTTGGGCCGCCAGCAGAGATATCGCTTTTCTGCTCCGGACATTTTCAGTCATAGGTTAACTCCTCAAACAATGGCTGCAGATATCGCCAGTGAGGTAGTTGTCCCTGAACAAAAAGGAAGGACCAGGTCAAAAAGTGCCCCTCGGGTCCAGACCAGTCTCACCCCTATGACTTTTGAAGGGTCCTCGTCTTCGGGAAGGAAGGGCAGGGAGTCCCAAAGGGCTCCAAGAGACTCTCGCTGGAGACCAGAAGTATCACCACGTAGGGAGTCCTCCTATGCAGCAACTAGGGCTCATATGCATGAAGTCCATCCCATTAAGTTTCAGCCCCAAACGAGTGACAGCAGTAAATATTCACCTAACTATGCTGTGGATAATTTTGAGGACGGAGGGCTGGATAAACAAGCAACTAGTCCTCATGTCAGGTGTCGGGTGGACATCAAACCTGATAACGCTGCATTACATCATTCAGAACGGAAACAGGCTACACCTCAAGTAGACATACCCTGGCAGAGGCACCACAGTGGGGGAAGTAGGAGTCTGACTGTGCCACGCCATTTCTCCTACTCTAGAACACCAACTCCCACTGATTCATTAGGTACAGAGAGTAGGCAAGTTTATCAATATTCCCGCAGCATGCCAAATAGTTATTTAAAACCCATGGAGATTCCCTTGCAAAGAATGCCTTCATCAGGTGATTACTATGATAAGGAACGCAGAGCTCATTCCAGTCCTAATGTGCCAACCAAATTCTTTTATGCAGATGACCCAGGGAGATATGTTACTACTGCTCCTCCTCAACCAAGTTCTTACTTTCATGATGACCGTTACACACCAGGACAAACATATTGTCCAAAAGTGCAATATGTGCAAGATCCAAGAACTCAAATGGTGCATGCTGTAGCTACAAGACCCCATTATCCTGAGATGGAGACATATCCATACTCTGTGCAGACAGGGTATCCCAAACCCTATGCAGCAAATGAACCAGGGCCATACATCATACAGACACCTCCAGCAAGAATATTTTATGGGGATGATCCAAGGTCTTATCAAATCCAGACTGCTCCGCCAAGGTTTTATTATTCCAGTGACATGTATGCAATGCCACCAGAGCATCATATTCCAGCAAGGGCATATTACACAGAGGGTCGAAGACATGCTAGAGTCATTCAGGCACAAACAGATGACTGGTATGGCTCAGATGCATCTGGTTATTCCAATCCTGCCTCATATGTATCTCAAGTCACTCCAACCAGAGTCCGTCAAGAGCCTGTCTTAACACCCTGGTATGCCAACCCATGTGTAGAACTTCAAAGAATTGGCACAGATTCCAAATCTTACTCAAGGTCCTGGGACAATATTCTCAACTCTCGTGTAGAGAGGGAACAACCTCTTCCTGTACAACGGGGTCAGAGCTATGATGATCTTCTTGAGTCCAGGAAGCCTGCAGCAGCCACAGGTGACAAACCACAACCAGTGGTAGTCAATCTTTCCAGTTCACCAAGACGATATGCAGCCTTATCAATGTCTGATAACTCACTAATTGACAAAAGCCCAACAGAGGCATCAAAGAGCACTACTAGTAAACTCTGGTTTGTCACTCCTGAGATAACAATCACTGATAATGACATTCGACCAGGGAAACTTAATAAGGCTGAAGGACGGTCTGCCAGTTGGGACATTCTTGACTCCAGAAGCACTGATGGTCCAGAACTGTCTCAGTGTGACTTTCAAAGCTCAACCAAAGAGAAAACACATGACAACCCCTCACTACAGCAAAGCCTTGAACAACTTGATGAGCTTCTGGCAGATCTTGTGACTGATTACAAGCCACCCAGTAGAAGGGCAAGTGAGGACATTCTGGATCAACTAAAGAAGTTAATTGATGAGGAAGAAGCAGTATCTCTGTCCAGAAAGAGCTCAAAGGCAGGTATAGAAGAACCAGCTCCTCTTGACAAGCAGCCAACCTCAATAAGAATGAATCCTGATGCTTTTCGAGACATGGATGGTGCCAGTGATGCAATGAAGAGTGCAGATGAGTGCTCCCCAGATCAGAGCCCAGATGAGGATGATACAATGATGTGCTCTAATAACAAATGCCGGAGGACAGAGACCTTGTTCAATGCTTGCctatattttaaatcctgccACAGCTGCTACACCTATTACTGCTCTCGTAACTGTCGCAGGGAAGACTGGGACATTCATAAAGAAAGCTGCCTGTATGGAAGAATTGGCAGCACATGTCGGCACATCATCAAACACTGCCGGGAGACTGTTGAAGTCCACAAAGCCTTCTCTCGTATTGCCAAAGTTGGCTACCTTTCTCGAGGTAGAGGAGTTCTCTTCCTTGGTTTTCCAAACCCTGCATCATCCAGTAATTTCTTGCAGTATGGCCTGGATAGTCTACTTATGTCTCCTACATACCTGTCCCTCCGAGAGCTTGAAAGCTTCAAGGACAACCTAGGGGAGTACTGTAAGGAGCTGCAGGAAGCTGGTAAAGAGTACGACCCAAATGAATGTTTCATCTTGAATGTATCCATTGCTGTCGGTGAGCAATTGCCTGATGGGCCATCACCAAGGAACCAAGCTCCAACTGTCAGAAAATATGCAAAGGTAGCATTGGCTTCCTTCAGCCCAGAGAAAAAGGTTCACAAAAAAGAGAGTGACATGGAAACTCTGATCCTCACTCCACCCCCAGGAACAGCAGATATCgacaaagagggagaggaaggcagGAAAGCCAGGGAAATCTGTTTTATCAATATACAACGGGAGCTAAGGATTAGAGGGGTTTTCCTACGCCATGAATACCCACAGGTGtatcagcagctctgtgagttTGTGGAAAATAACAGAAGGTTCACACCCACAACTATTTATCCTATTGATAAGAGGACCGGTAAACAGTTTATGTGCATGATTATGGCTGCCTCCGAGCCCAGGACGTTGGACTGGGTAGGCACCCCGCATCTCCTTGATGACATTATTTAA